GCGATGAATCCCCGTTGTACCGCACCAAGCCCACCCAACACCCCCGCGGGTGCAGCAAGATCTTTATGCAGCGCGCGTGATTTTCGCGCTATTGAACCATTAACGGCAAGTAGAACAAATTCTTTAGGCTTACTTTATTTTCCATTTCATTTCGGACCGAGTTTCGCCCTGTTTCAAGGGGCCTTTGCTCCCAGTGCACGGACGAGCGCATCGCGTCCCAGTACCAATCCTTCGCCCGAAATCGTATGACCAATGCCGGGCAACGCAAATGCGCCGACCGCATAGCCGGCATCGCTGAACGCATGGGCCGCGCGCTCGAGTTCGAGGACTGGGATCACCGCATCTTCGACTCCGTGCACCAGCGTCAGCGGCGTGCGCGCCTGCGTGGTGATGCGGGAAGCAAGGCGTCCTGAATACGCTACGACGGCAGCGGGCGCGTCGTCGCTCGTCGCCGCGTGATGAAGCGCCATCATCGAGCCTTGCGAGAAACCCACCAGCGCAAGCTTTTCGAAAGGAAGCTGCCAATACTGCAACTCGCTTTCGAGCATGCGCCGTAGCGGCGGGTAGGCATCCGCCACGCGGCCAATGCGGTTAGCCTCGTTTACGTCGCGCAGGCTGAACCATTGGCGGCCACCAAAGCCGCCGTCGAAGCGTTCACTACCGTCGAGCGAGGTAAAGGCGACATCGGGAAATGTCTCGCTCCAGCTATCGGCGAGCGGAAGGAGGTCTTGCGCGTTGCTGCCGACGCCATGCAGCAGAACCACCAGCGCG
The sequence above is drawn from the Paraburkholderia phenazinium genome and encodes:
- a CDS encoding alpha/beta hydrolase — protein: MAWEEFEHGWRLAPAVPPADAPARALVVLLHGVGSNAQDLLPLADSWSETFPDVAFTSLDGSERFDGGFGGRQWFSLRDVNEANRIGRVADAYPPLRRMLESELQYWQLPFEKLALVGFSQGSMMALHHAATSDDAPAAVVAYSGRLASRITTQARTPLTLVHGVEDAVIPVLELERAAHAFSDAGYAVGAFALPGIGHTISGEGLVLGRDALVRALGAKAP